One window from the genome of Rariglobus hedericola encodes:
- the yajC gene encoding preprotein translocase subunit YajC → MSLSSVVSPILAQQSGPSGGMGQIIFLVLMFAAMYFLMIAPQRKKQKEHAKMLESLSTGDEVITGGGIYGEITNKKDDRYVIRIAEGTKIEVGKAFIHALVKKAG, encoded by the coding sequence ATGTCCCTATCCTCAGTTGTCTCGCCTATTCTCGCCCAGCAGTCCGGTCCCAGCGGTGGCATGGGGCAGATTATCTTCCTGGTGCTGATGTTTGCCGCGATGTATTTCCTGATGATCGCCCCCCAGCGCAAGAAGCAGAAGGAGCACGCCAAGATGCTTGAATCCCTCTCTACGGGCGACGAAGTCATCACCGGTGGCGGCATCTATGGCGAGATCACCAACAAGAAGGACGACCGTTATGTCATCCGCATCGCCGAAGGCACTAAGATCGAAGTCGGCAAGGCTTTCATCCATGCTTTGGTGAAGAAAGCCGGCTGA
- the secD gene encoding protein translocase subunit SecD, giving the protein MFKRNFWKLTLSLAVVLWALSSLLPIQDQPFAEFAKSKSEAKSAEFAALIKESSDRVVSKQAPSVFVALKAIAKERKIDLSQYFPQFPLESSLGNVEKRNAILLDHLLAKSKGRLQLGLDLKGGVAFTLEASDTPATANIGDAERKEKLSKAIEIIGDRINGLGVAEPIIRAVGANRIEVQLPGVNTKDNPEIVASVQKPARLDFRLVYPFGTPAMLGETPSGYEVLTLEQDIRGQVSSEEVYVKRLPAMTGEGISGAYPVMDEFGRFKINLRFDDAGSKRFAEVTREIAGYSQQLQQQTGSANARARLAIVLDGKLYSAPGVEKEIAGGSAEISGSFSQREAFELANVLNNPLDLPLQIKEQYEVGPSLAADAVSSGKLAFIIGTALTAAFIIIFYTSGGFLAVIAMILNVVIILGVMASIGATLSMPGIAGIVLTIGMSVDSNILIFERMREELKLGKSLPSALEAGFEKAFSAILDGNLTTLITAAIMIVLGTGPVKGFGVTLAIGIFSTMFAALVISRLFLDWSIHGGYIKRMRMVSILENTNYDFLKYARGAFIVSWLIVLTGVAVVAFKGKDIYGIDFTGGDQVTLAFEKAIPLSEVRKTAAAQGIEDLSLSYTKQIGGDTEVLRLTTTFDQAKPFVQALQAAHPDAGFTLVSEARIGPSVGDEIKSNALWAIFWSLVLILVYVAFRFEMGYGIGAVVSTLHDVVLTIGIFVMLGGQFNASMVAAILLIVGYSINDTIVVFDRIREELTLNPSASLKNVINRSLNLTLSRTLITGGTTFLTAVVLATVAGGEVRDLAITLIIGVITGTFSSLYIASPVFYWWHKGDRRHVEKSHDVKPTYEWDAGSKASQ; this is encoded by the coding sequence ATGTTCAAACGTAACTTCTGGAAGTTGACGCTCAGTCTGGCCGTCGTCCTCTGGGCCCTGTCGTCCCTGCTTCCAATCCAAGACCAGCCTTTCGCTGAGTTTGCGAAATCCAAGTCCGAGGCCAAGTCGGCAGAGTTCGCGGCGCTCATCAAAGAGTCGTCCGATCGCGTTGTTTCCAAGCAGGCTCCCAGCGTTTTCGTCGCGCTCAAAGCCATCGCCAAAGAACGGAAGATCGATCTCAGCCAATACTTCCCCCAGTTCCCCCTCGAATCCTCGTTGGGCAACGTCGAGAAGCGCAACGCCATCCTCCTTGATCACTTGCTCGCCAAGTCCAAGGGGCGCCTGCAGCTCGGTCTCGATTTGAAGGGCGGCGTCGCTTTCACCTTGGAAGCCTCCGACACACCGGCCACCGCCAATATCGGTGATGCGGAGCGCAAGGAAAAGTTGTCGAAAGCCATCGAGATCATTGGTGACCGTATCAATGGCCTTGGCGTCGCCGAGCCGATCATTCGCGCGGTCGGTGCGAACCGCATCGAAGTGCAGCTCCCCGGCGTCAACACCAAGGATAATCCGGAGATCGTCGCCAGCGTGCAGAAGCCCGCGCGTCTTGATTTCCGTCTGGTGTATCCGTTCGGAACGCCCGCCATGCTGGGCGAGACTCCGTCCGGCTACGAAGTGCTCACGCTCGAGCAGGACATTCGTGGTCAGGTTTCATCCGAAGAAGTGTATGTGAAGCGCCTGCCCGCGATGACGGGTGAAGGTATCTCCGGCGCTTATCCGGTCATGGACGAGTTCGGTCGCTTTAAGATCAATCTTCGTTTTGACGACGCCGGCTCCAAGCGTTTCGCCGAGGTCACCCGTGAGATCGCCGGTTATTCCCAGCAGCTGCAGCAGCAGACCGGCAGCGCCAATGCCCGCGCACGTCTGGCTATCGTGCTCGACGGCAAGCTCTACTCGGCCCCCGGTGTCGAGAAGGAGATTGCCGGTGGTTCCGCCGAGATTTCCGGCAGCTTCTCTCAGCGCGAAGCCTTCGAACTGGCCAACGTGTTGAACAACCCCCTCGACCTACCCTTGCAGATCAAGGAGCAATACGAGGTCGGTCCCTCCCTGGCGGCCGACGCGGTTTCGAGCGGCAAGCTCGCGTTCATCATCGGCACGGCGCTCACCGCTGCGTTCATCATTATTTTCTACACTTCCGGCGGCTTCCTCGCGGTCATTGCGATGATCCTCAACGTCGTGATCATTCTCGGTGTGATGGCCAGCATCGGCGCCACGTTGAGCATGCCCGGCATCGCCGGCATCGTGCTCACCATCGGTATGTCGGTGGACTCGAATATTCTTATCTTCGAGCGTATGCGCGAAGAGTTGAAGCTCGGGAAATCCCTGCCGTCCGCGCTTGAGGCCGGTTTCGAGAAGGCGTTCTCCGCCATTCTCGATGGTAATTTGACCACGCTGATCACCGCCGCGATCATGATCGTGCTGGGCACCGGCCCGGTGAAGGGCTTCGGCGTGACACTCGCAATCGGTATCTTCTCCACGATGTTTGCGGCGCTGGTCATCAGCCGCCTCTTCCTCGATTGGTCCATTCACGGCGGTTACATCAAGCGCATGCGCATGGTCTCCATTTTGGAGAACACCAACTATGACTTCCTTAAGTATGCACGCGGCGCCTTCATCGTATCATGGCTGATCGTGTTGACCGGCGTCGCGGTGGTCGCCTTCAAAGGCAAGGACATCTACGGCATCGATTTCACGGGAGGCGATCAAGTCACGCTCGCGTTTGAGAAAGCCATCCCGCTTTCGGAGGTGCGCAAAACCGCCGCCGCCCAAGGCATCGAGGATCTCAGCCTTTCCTACACGAAACAGATTGGTGGTGACACCGAGGTGCTTCGACTGACGACCACGTTCGACCAGGCCAAGCCGTTCGTGCAGGCTCTTCAAGCTGCGCATCCCGACGCCGGATTCACGCTGGTGAGCGAAGCGCGCATCGGTCCGTCCGTGGGCGACGAAATCAAATCCAATGCCTTGTGGGCGATTTTCTGGTCGCTGGTTCTTATCCTCGTCTACGTGGCTTTCCGTTTCGAGATGGGCTACGGCATTGGCGCGGTGGTTTCCACGCTGCACGACGTCGTGCTCACCATCGGTATTTTCGTGATGCTCGGAGGCCAGTTTAACGCCTCCATGGTCGCGGCGATCCTGCTCATCGTGGGTTACTCGATCAATGACACGATCGTGGTATTCGATCGTATCCGTGAAGAACTTACGCTCAACCCGTCGGCTTCGCTGAAGAATGTGATCAACCGTTCGCTCAACCTCACGCTCTCCCGCACCCTGATCACGGGTGGCACGACCTTCCTCACGGCTGTGGTGCTGGCGACGGTTGCCGGCGGCGAAGTGCGCGACCTGGCGATTACGCTGATCATCGGTGTCATCACCGGCACCTTCTCGTCTCTCTACATCGCCAGTCCGGTTTTCTACTGGTGGCACAAGGGCGACCGTCGCCATGTCGAGAAGAGCCATGATGTGAAGCCCACCTACGAGTGGGACGCCGGCAGCAAGGCTTCGCAGTGA
- the recJ gene encoding single-stranded-DNA-specific exonuclease RecJ, with protein MSPVLAELLLRNGLGEPAAAASFLRPALAELNDPFLLHNVEAGAARLRKAIDAGEDIVVLGDYDVDGVSSTALLVSILRRFGSKPRFVVPRRMEDGYGLSRSAIDRALEQGKPQLFIALDCGTNSHDEVAYLVSQGIEVMVVDHHRSKEKPLDQGLLINPHVHGRAGDEAWHNLCTVGLVFKLAHGLLKLLRAENHPVAHSIKLRDYLDLAAMGTVADLVPLTGENRILARYGLRILQGCERPGVRALMQIAGVKPDHGVNPVDISFRLGPRINASGRLADAALSVELMLSDDEQFCNETAQQLDVFNRERQEIERHITEEAEKMIERDFADWPGIVLFGENWHPGVVGIVAGRVTRKYNRPCVVLGNEGEFAKGSGRSINGVNLVEVLGSCCEQLTSWGGHPMAVGVSLEKVHLETFRARFADAVRTAAGGDLIDPILTLSAWLTPDQINEQLMDDLESLQPFGQGNPEPIFGVRGVVLRSRPDVFKQAHFRFNFDDSRGRRLFGVAWKMATRLPPTGVPLDFAVELAWNHFNDRKLLQLELVDWRVSE; from the coding sequence GTGAGCCCTGTGCTTGCCGAGCTGTTGCTTCGCAACGGCCTCGGTGAGCCCGCAGCCGCCGCGAGTTTTCTTCGTCCTGCCCTGGCCGAGCTCAACGACCCCTTTCTTCTGCATAATGTAGAGGCGGGGGCCGCGCGCTTGCGCAAGGCCATCGACGCGGGCGAAGACATCGTCGTGCTCGGTGACTACGATGTGGACGGTGTAAGCAGCACCGCTCTCCTTGTCAGCATTCTGCGTCGCTTCGGGTCGAAGCCGCGCTTTGTGGTGCCGCGTCGCATGGAGGATGGTTATGGTCTGTCGCGCAGCGCCATTGACCGCGCCTTGGAGCAGGGGAAGCCACAGCTCTTCATAGCGCTCGATTGCGGCACAAATTCGCATGACGAAGTGGCCTATCTCGTTTCGCAAGGAATCGAGGTCATGGTGGTCGATCACCATCGATCCAAAGAGAAACCGCTTGATCAGGGACTGCTCATCAATCCGCATGTGCATGGCCGTGCGGGCGACGAAGCCTGGCATAACCTCTGCACGGTCGGGTTGGTTTTTAAACTCGCGCATGGTTTGTTGAAATTACTGCGTGCTGAAAACCATCCGGTGGCTCACAGCATCAAACTGCGTGACTATCTCGATCTCGCGGCGATGGGCACGGTGGCGGATCTTGTGCCGCTGACCGGTGAGAATCGTATTCTTGCACGTTACGGTCTGCGTATCCTTCAAGGATGCGAACGTCCCGGTGTGCGCGCACTCATGCAGATCGCGGGAGTGAAGCCTGATCACGGGGTGAATCCCGTGGATATTTCTTTCCGTCTAGGGCCTCGCATCAATGCGAGCGGGCGCCTGGCTGATGCGGCGTTGTCCGTCGAACTGATGCTTAGCGACGATGAACAGTTCTGCAACGAGACCGCCCAGCAGCTCGATGTATTCAATCGCGAACGACAGGAGATCGAGCGACATATCACGGAAGAGGCCGAGAAGATGATTGAGCGCGATTTTGCCGACTGGCCGGGCATCGTGCTCTTTGGCGAAAACTGGCACCCCGGCGTCGTTGGAATCGTGGCCGGACGTGTAACCCGTAAATACAATCGCCCGTGCGTCGTTCTCGGCAACGAAGGTGAATTCGCGAAGGGCTCGGGCCGCAGTATCAACGGCGTGAATTTGGTCGAAGTGCTCGGTTCATGCTGCGAACAGCTCACGAGCTGGGGTGGACATCCGATGGCGGTCGGCGTGTCGCTGGAAAAAGTCCACCTGGAGACATTCCGTGCCCGGTTTGCCGACGCGGTGCGCACGGCGGCCGGCGGTGATTTGATCGATCCGATCCTGACGTTGTCCGCCTGGCTGACGCCGGATCAGATCAACGAGCAGCTGATGGATGATCTGGAATCGCTGCAGCCGTTCGGACAGGGAAACCCTGAGCCTATTTTTGGTGTGCGCGGCGTCGTGCTGCGTTCGCGGCCGGATGTTTTTAAGCAGGCGCACTTCCGGTTTAATTTCGATGATTCGCGTGGTCGCCGACTGTTTGGCGTGGCTTGGAAGATGGCCACGCGCCTGCCTCCGACGGGCGTGCCGCTCGACTTTGCAGTGGAACTGGCGTGGAACCACTTCAACGACCGCAAGCTCTTGCAGCTGGAGCTGGTGGATTGGCGGGTAAGCGAATAA
- the rpe gene encoding ribulose-phosphate 3-epimerase, protein MKHASVLAPSILAGDHARLADSAQIVESLGINWIHLDIMDGHFVPNLSFGPQTVAALRKGASLFFDTHLMLDEPHRYIEAFAKAGSNLISIHIEPAYDHAATLARIRSLGCQNGIVLNPGTPAEAIEPFLDQVDLVLVMTVQPGFGGQPFRRDMLPKIAQIDRWRQERGLTFRLEVDGGVDLVTGLECRTAGADTFVAGTSFFGAADKASVARTIGSW, encoded by the coding sequence GTGAAGCACGCCTCCGTCCTCGCCCCTTCAATCCTAGCCGGCGACCATGCCCGCCTTGCGGACAGCGCCCAGATCGTCGAGTCCCTCGGCATTAACTGGATCCACCTCGACATCATGGACGGGCATTTCGTGCCCAACCTCTCCTTCGGCCCGCAAACGGTGGCCGCCCTCCGGAAAGGCGCTTCTTTGTTCTTCGATACGCACCTGATGCTCGACGAACCACACCGCTACATCGAAGCCTTCGCCAAAGCCGGCTCCAACCTCATCAGTATTCACATCGAGCCTGCTTACGATCACGCCGCCACCCTCGCCCGCATCCGGTCACTCGGTTGCCAGAATGGCATCGTGTTGAACCCCGGCACGCCCGCCGAAGCCATCGAGCCGTTTCTCGATCAAGTGGATCTCGTTCTGGTAATGACCGTGCAACCGGGTTTTGGCGGACAACCCTTCCGCCGCGATATGTTGCCAAAGATTGCCCAGATTGATCGTTGGCGTCAGGAACGCGGACTCACCTTCCGCCTCGAAGTCGATGGTGGCGTAGATCTCGTGACCGGCTTGGAATGCCGCACGGCGGGAGCCGATACCTTCGTGGCGGGCACCTCTTTCTTTGGCGCTGCGGACAAAGCCTCCGTGGCCCGCACCATTGGCAGTTGGTAA
- the lptE gene encoding LPS assembly lipoprotein LptE — protein MRASFFLCLAGLLFFTGCANYRLGTGGQVSFRTLYVAPVVNETNAPQTVAIVSTQIREAFLHDSRVILVNTAEEADATLTVHLVKYGREIQTRETRDTGLARKFDVTLSAKATLRDNRDNKPIFTDRAIDATRQIFTDGGQQLQAEYQNIPLLAESLAKNVRSATLDIW, from the coding sequence ATGCGCGCTTCCTTTTTTCTCTGCCTCGCCGGCCTCCTCTTTTTCACCGGCTGTGCCAACTACCGTCTCGGCACGGGTGGCCAGGTTTCCTTCCGCACGCTTTACGTCGCACCTGTGGTCAATGAGACCAATGCACCGCAAACCGTCGCCATTGTCAGCACCCAGATCCGCGAGGCTTTCTTGCACGATTCTCGCGTTATTCTCGTAAACACTGCCGAGGAAGCCGACGCCACGCTGACGGTCCATCTCGTCAAATACGGCCGTGAAATTCAAACCCGCGAGACCCGTGATACCGGCCTAGCCCGTAAATTCGACGTCACCCTCAGCGCCAAGGCAACCTTGCGCGACAACCGCGACAACAAGCCCATCTTCACTGATCGCGCCATCGACGCCACCCGCCAAATCTTCACCGATGGCGGTCAGCAGCTTCAGGCTGAGTATCAGAATATCCCGCTCCTTGCCGAAAGCCTGGCAAAGAACGTTCGCAGCGCTACGCTCGACATCTGGTAA
- the bamD gene encoding outer membrane protein assembly factor BamD — MLNFIARALPRIAILGLASAILASTALHADLVWTPATGWKAEGGMLSGLIVEEGRNALDSMNKARADEENGKRTSAMKLYESIAKKYPNSIYAPEAFYRAARLRMERRQYSKSFNEFQNVVTRYPNSPHFNAIIGDQYRIANALVEGKRPRYFGIIPGFKNRSRGIEYFEKILETAPYSDYAPITLMSIARGHQKLDQPDEAIDALDRMINNYPQSLLAPDAYFKLAETHASLVQGPYYDQASTRQAITYFEDFLILFPTDVNVPAVDKGLVDVRTTFSESKIKIGDFYFYKRDNYKAARVFYNEAITAYPDSATAVDARKRLAEVDAAEKKAKTPDVPRSKPKRSFWLF, encoded by the coding sequence ATGCTCAATTTCATCGCCCGCGCCCTGCCTCGTATCGCTATTCTTGGTCTCGCGTCGGCGATTCTCGCGAGCACCGCGCTCCATGCCGATCTCGTGTGGACTCCGGCCACGGGCTGGAAGGCTGAAGGCGGCATGCTCTCCGGGTTGATCGTCGAGGAAGGCCGCAACGCCCTGGATTCGATGAACAAGGCGCGTGCCGACGAAGAAAACGGCAAGCGCACCTCGGCAATGAAACTTTACGAGTCCATCGCCAAAAAATACCCGAATTCCATCTACGCCCCCGAGGCCTTTTACCGCGCCGCCCGCCTGCGCATGGAGCGACGCCAATATTCCAAGTCGTTCAACGAGTTTCAGAACGTCGTCACTCGCTATCCCAACTCCCCTCACTTCAACGCCATTATCGGCGATCAATACCGCATCGCCAATGCGCTCGTTGAGGGCAAACGCCCGCGTTATTTCGGCATCATCCCGGGCTTCAAAAACCGTTCCCGCGGTATCGAATACTTCGAGAAGATCCTCGAGACCGCGCCTTACAGCGACTACGCGCCGATCACACTGATGAGCATCGCCCGCGGCCACCAAAAGCTCGATCAACCCGACGAGGCCATCGATGCGCTTGACCGCATGATCAACAACTACCCGCAAAGCCTGCTCGCACCCGACGCCTATTTCAAACTGGCCGAGACCCATGCGTCCCTCGTGCAAGGCCCCTACTACGATCAAGCCTCCACCCGCCAGGCCATCACCTACTTCGAGGATTTTCTCATCCTTTTCCCCACCGACGTCAATGTGCCCGCCGTGGACAAAGGCTTGGTCGATGTCCGCACGACTTTCTCCGAAAGCAAAATCAAGATCGGCGATTTCTACTTCTACAAACGCGACAATTATAAGGCTGCCCGCGTGTTTTATAACGAAGCCATCACCGCCTACCCGGACTCCGCCACGGCCGTCGATGCCCGCAAGCGCCTCGCCGAGGTCGATGCCGCCGAGAAAAAAGCCAAGACCCCCGACGTCCCCCGCAGCAAGCCCAAGCGCTCGTTCTGGTTGTTCTGA
- a CDS encoding beta-ketoacyl-ACP synthase III translates to MGSPIIAILGTGSYAPEKILTNADLSKIVDTSDEWIFSRTGIRERRIAADNETTSMMAAAAGRAALLDAGLTAADIDLIIVATVTPDMPMPATACFVQNHLGVSAHSACFDLNAACSGFLYAMDTAWAMLSSGRYKNALVIGAEKLSKVLDWKDRTTCVLFGDGAGAVVLGTSRGTAQILGTKLYAEGAHARLLCIPDGGSNPAETVTDPLRTPGTITMKGREIFKIAVREMEEAAREILDQHQISATEIACVIPHQANLRIIDALAQYLELPSDRFFLNLERYGNTSAASIPLALDEARRSGRIKSGDTTLFVAFGAGLTYGSALVRW, encoded by the coding sequence ATGGGTTCCCCCATTATCGCCATACTCGGCACCGGCTCTTACGCCCCCGAAAAAATCCTGACAAACGCCGACCTATCCAAAATCGTGGATACGTCGGACGAGTGGATCTTCTCCCGCACCGGTATTCGCGAGCGTCGCATCGCCGCTGACAACGAAACCACCTCGATGATGGCTGCCGCCGCGGGACGCGCCGCGCTCCTTGATGCCGGTCTCACCGCCGCTGATATCGATCTGATCATCGTCGCCACGGTAACGCCCGACATGCCGATGCCGGCCACCGCCTGCTTCGTGCAAAACCATCTCGGAGTCTCCGCCCACTCCGCCTGCTTCGATCTCAACGCTGCGTGCTCGGGGTTTCTTTATGCGATGGATACCGCCTGGGCCATGCTCAGCTCCGGCCGCTACAAGAATGCCCTCGTGATCGGTGCGGAAAAACTCTCCAAGGTTCTCGACTGGAAAGATCGCACCACCTGCGTGCTCTTTGGCGATGGCGCCGGCGCTGTCGTCTTGGGAACTTCCCGCGGAACCGCGCAGATTCTCGGCACGAAACTCTACGCCGAAGGTGCTCACGCCCGGCTCCTGTGCATCCCTGATGGCGGCAGCAACCCCGCCGAGACCGTCACCGATCCCCTGCGCACTCCGGGCACCATCACTATGAAAGGGCGCGAGATCTTCAAAATCGCCGTGCGCGAGATGGAAGAGGCCGCCCGGGAAATCTTGGACCAACACCAGATTTCCGCCACCGAGATTGCCTGTGTCATTCCGCATCAGGCCAACCTTCGCATCATCGACGCACTCGCCCAATACCTCGAACTGCCCTCGGATCGCTTTTTCTTGAATCTCGAGCGCTACGGCAACACGTCCGCCGCCTCCATTCCCCTCGCTCTCGATGAGGCTCGACGCTCCGGTCGCATCAAATCCGGCGACACCACGCTGTTCGTCGCATTCGGGGCGGGCTTGACCTATGGGTCCGCACTGGTTCGCTGGTAA
- the plsX gene encoding phosphate acyltransferase PlsX has protein sequence MVTSSGLTGRIAVDAMGGDLGPPEVVAAVALALSEFPELNPITLVGDEAVLKPLLAQHGLDGHSSLRLFHASEVITMEDKPLPSLKRKKDASMFRAIELVKSGEASAVVSCGNTGALMAGGTIKLRTLAGIDRPALAAIIPRENGHFILIDAGANPEAEAEHLAHNALLGSHYARVVLGIANPRVGLLTIGTEEGKGNALISATNVHLKSLGDLINYVGPTEGFQVFTDHCDVAVCDGFVGNLLLKSWESLAHFFSATLKSELKANPLRMGGAILSQGAFKALKKRMNPEVYGGAPLLGLRGNVLKAHGSSSRHAIKNAIRAANKIIKADMLHLIEADAAVANTIIRPQQIATTPPLESPAT, from the coding sequence ATGGTCACCTCTTCCGGCCTGACCGGGCGTATCGCGGTTGACGCGATGGGAGGCGATTTGGGCCCACCCGAAGTGGTGGCTGCAGTCGCCCTCGCCCTATCGGAATTCCCTGAGTTAAACCCCATCACTCTCGTGGGTGATGAGGCTGTGCTCAAACCGCTGCTCGCGCAGCACGGCCTCGACGGGCACTCCTCGTTGAGGCTTTTTCATGCTTCCGAGGTGATCACCATGGAGGACAAGCCCCTTCCGTCGCTGAAGCGAAAGAAGGATGCCTCCATGTTTCGGGCCATTGAGCTCGTTAAGTCCGGAGAAGCCTCCGCCGTCGTGAGTTGCGGCAATACCGGTGCCCTCATGGCCGGTGGAACCATCAAGTTGCGCACACTCGCAGGAATCGATCGCCCCGCACTGGCCGCGATCATTCCACGCGAAAACGGCCACTTCATTCTCATCGATGCCGGCGCCAATCCTGAGGCCGAAGCCGAGCATCTCGCGCACAATGCGCTTTTGGGCTCCCACTACGCCCGTGTTGTTCTGGGCATCGCCAATCCTCGCGTGGGCCTGCTTACCATCGGCACCGAAGAAGGCAAGGGCAACGCCCTGATCAGCGCCACCAATGTTCACCTCAAGAGCCTGGGTGATCTTATCAACTACGTCGGACCGACCGAAGGATTCCAAGTGTTCACCGATCACTGCGACGTCGCCGTATGTGATGGTTTTGTCGGCAATCTGTTGCTGAAGAGCTGGGAGTCGCTGGCTCATTTTTTCTCGGCCACACTTAAATCCGAATTAAAGGCCAACCCGCTGCGGATGGGTGGAGCGATTTTGTCACAAGGCGCCTTCAAAGCCCTCAAGAAGCGCATGAACCCCGAGGTTTACGGTGGTGCGCCGTTGCTTGGCCTGCGCGGCAACGTCCTCAAGGCCCACGGCTCCAGCAGCCGTCACGCGATCAAGAACGCGATCCGCGCCGCCAACAAAATCATCAAGGCCGACATGCTTCACCTCATTGAGGCCGATGCCGCCGTCGCCAACACGATTATCCGCCCGCAGCAAATCGCGACCACACCGCCACTCGAAAGCCCCGCCACCTGA
- the rpmF gene encoding 50S ribosomal protein L32 — protein sequence MANPKRKQSKRRSANRRAANAFKAPEIARDPTDGTAFRPHHVNPTNGTYRGRQVVNVEV from the coding sequence ATGGCTAATCCGAAACGCAAGCAGTCCAAACGCCGTAGCGCCAACCGCCGCGCAGCCAACGCCTTCAAAGCTCCCGAAATCGCCCGTGACCCGACCGATGGCACCGCCTTCCGTCCTCACCACGTGAACCCCACCAACGGCACCTATCGCGGTCGCCAGGTGGTCAACGTCGAGGTCTAA
- a CDS encoding undecaprenyl-diphosphate phosphatase, with product MILSFSLAAALSASAQTPPSTAQSETALIGGEPLKELSTRDAIILGVIEGVTEFLPISSTGHLIIAGHALGLESEEPLRDSAGQPIWYKEPSKKYPEGIPLTQKLAVDTYTVVIQAGAIIAVVLIYWGRLTGILRGLMGQNTPGLRLLRNIIIACVPAVALGLTFGKLIDDYLFSIEAVIVALISGAVLMFAAERWRKQRPSTATSKLDPADLTVQQSLGIGLMQCLALWPGTSRSMVTMVGGYFAGLSPARSAEFSFLVGLPILTGAALLKGYKAGPAMISVLGVPSVLLGSFVAALSAAIAVKFLVSYLARNGLGIFAVYRLVLAALLAAWFFG from the coding sequence TTGATCCTCAGTTTCAGCCTCGCGGCGGCCCTCTCCGCATCCGCGCAAACTCCACCTTCGACCGCGCAGTCCGAAACCGCGCTCATTGGCGGTGAACCACTAAAAGAGCTCAGCACACGAGATGCGATTATTCTAGGCGTGATCGAAGGCGTCACGGAATTTTTGCCCATTTCTTCCACCGGACACCTGATCATTGCAGGCCATGCGCTCGGCCTCGAAAGCGAAGAACCGCTCCGTGATTCAGCCGGTCAGCCGATCTGGTATAAGGAGCCCTCGAAAAAATACCCCGAAGGTATTCCTCTCACGCAAAAACTCGCCGTCGATACTTACACGGTCGTCATTCAAGCCGGTGCCATCATCGCGGTCGTGCTTATTTATTGGGGGCGACTCACCGGCATCTTGCGCGGATTAATGGGCCAAAACACGCCCGGCCTGCGCTTGCTCCGCAACATCATCATTGCCTGCGTGCCGGCGGTCGCGCTTGGGCTTACATTCGGGAAACTGATCGACGATTATCTTTTTTCCATCGAAGCCGTGATCGTCGCCCTGATCAGCGGCGCCGTGTTGATGTTTGCCGCCGAACGCTGGCGCAAACAACGGCCGAGCACAGCGACGTCGAAACTCGATCCTGCCGACCTCACGGTTCAACAGTCGCTCGGCATCGGTCTCATGCAGTGTCTTGCGCTTTGGCCGGGCACAAGCCGTTCGATGGTCACCATGGTCGGCGGCTACTTTGCCGGTCTTTCCCCCGCGCGCTCGGCCGAATTCAGTTTTCTCGTCGGCCTGCCCATTCTGACGGGGGCCGCGCTCTTAAAAGGTTACAAGGCGGGACCGGCTATGATTTCCGTGCTCGGCGTTCCCTCGGTGCTGCTCGGCAGCTTCGTCGCCGCCCTCTCGGCCGCGATTGCCGTAAAGTTTCTGGTCAGCTACCTCGCGAGAAATGGACTGGGCATCTTCGCCGTTTACCGCCTCGTGCTCGCGGCGCTGTTGGCTGCGTGGTTTTTCGGTTGA